From Hermetia illucens chromosome 6, iHerIll2.2.curated.20191125, whole genome shotgun sequence, one genomic window encodes:
- the LOC119659109 gene encoding uncharacterized protein LOC119659109, with the protein MAFETDAALSCAYLDVKMSEQNVPQHWKRDENCTSSSTATGSSGCGFYTKTNVVGLASSSSSGGVSNSRQIINDSTSSSSPPSSISSFSMIATGGSVPAMPIVPAPTNLSTSGHDIYPHSQQLPQAQSLPPPSAVTTHHPPSSFDLQKLTSISKINSLAKVSGFDGATQMPEEEKLRKLQQMVEAGIGDHAKQQILQILDKVSLLKPPERLLLYLRMPGGTPETDPLRQPQNPLGTRSEINHTINWVRSHLEHDPKVSIPKQDVYNDYLSYCERVNIKPLSTADFGKVMKQVFPEIRPRRLGTRGHSRYCYAAMRKATKLDPPRLPDLSVNAGSHGELTETVDDESWKVIKTWAEGLLNSTFTSLKELANYINKYHSSSPAANSSRLLLQKKLLQRESKEKRKYVDTSPLKKRRKKKRRSSSSSESAAVPSMASDNSIVDIKQEVIDPIVQSPLVDVQTSLMTTPLQGGPPQLQQQPQQMVPMNLVATEHANNNNHNLQKHHKIQGTNLACDNNDLVVGCSTTKNLVAPNLSSPICAPSNTNIAALNVKDSPGSKVNANLTENLIIKSPLNSVKEEIPDTYDSKIYCKKVRQAQQAKGLWNPTSSNIIHSTGNAPMLAVPGMQNAVPNYPVMKSGEGLMGPPAQIDSVHPEHSVGFKRTINNNGLSMVKSPSPSQHRRAKKLDQNGKTDLIQDQEMSGLPKDGNGESVLPENLGLPRERVISICNMDKHELDDYLNEGENSQDQEAELLQYFQQEDGEDKSPGSGEIPNYVNYKNQSFPLLENYQLYGNNKIEKKTNNQNEEEINQLRYYLQQNLHNTKDGEGSGMNKSPMEQAGPYSGMYPGGSASASLAMMSQRHHGAPSDERSGLRCCTADQMNQNPTNNNNNVTPLRGPRRKINMNARSCVPNSPNTRRKNFSFVPISPGGQHNSVDYSPFISPRNTPAVRKPPLHKQQSLPGTDHHGVSDPVLGSVGSGFGKATDFSNPISSSAPPSPSLVQQRFRFGTTPLVQGSVMPVFSAGGGLTADPQFLQSADMQCRGQNMMSCNISGNGESRSQSVPLHCRSSPAFNNSNNFPGFSSACSSVAQTPVPPEFADFNDASILDIFADTSQPSIKLETSEIAPILDDITSSESALGVPDLLPNDFDIKNNNSSISRSVPSTPLPMNNYKLKTTSCCEPNKPGGSNKMYDVSKSVPTTPSAINTSSFRYSPEFNKDFLINGNTIDSSPKMYTRSVAPSVAVVTTNLPSNVVDTATPSKLLTNALPENVDELSNYGVTESIIGSDILSNL; encoded by the exons ATGGCATTTGAAACGGACGCGGCTTTGAGTTGTGCGTATTTAGATGTGAAAATGTCGGAGCAAAATGTGCCGCAACATTGGAAACGCGACGAGAACTGTACGTCGTCGTCGACAGCGACGGGGAGCAGTGGCTGTGGATTTTATACGAAAACAAATGTCGTCGGCCTCGCCTCGAGCAGCAGCAGCGGCGGTGTCAGCAACAGTCGGCAGATTATCAACGAttcgacgtcatcatcatcgccACCGTCGTCGATATCATCATTCTCAATGATTGCCACGGGAGGCTCCGTGCCAGCGATGCCCATTGTCCCCGCTCCCACGAACTTGTCCACGAGTGGCCACGACATTTACCCGCACTCCCAGCAGCTTCCACAAGCCCAGTCGCTGCCACCACCGTCGGCCGTCACCACCCACCACCCTCCGTCGAGTTTCGATCTGCAGAAGCTGACGAGCATCTCGAAAATCAACAGCCTCGCGAAAGTCAGCGGATTCGACGGGGCCACGCAGATGCCTGAGGAGGAGAAGCTGCGGAAGCTGCAACAAATGGTCGAAGCCGGAATCGG CGATCATGCTAAACaacaaattttacaaattttggATAAGGTTTCACTACTTAAACCTCCAGAGAGATTACTATTGTACCTGCGTATGCCTGGTGGCACTCCAGAGACTG ATCCTTTAAGACAGCCACAAAATCCATTAGGAACGCGTTCTGAAATAAATCACACCATCAATTGGGTTCGATCACATTTAGAACATGATCCTAAagtttcaataccaaaacaagATGTTTACAATGATTATTT ATCATATTGCGAACGTGTCAACATTAAACCATTATCAACCGCCGATTTTGGTAAAGTCATGAAGCAAGTCTTTCCGGAAATTCGTCCCAGACGATTGGGTACACGTGGACATTCAAGATATTGTTATGCAGCCATGCGTAAAGCTACTAAACTTGATCCGCCACGTCTTCCCGATCTTAGTGTGAATGCTGGTAGCCATGGTGAATTGACTGAAACTGTGGACGATGAGTCGTGGAAAGTGATAAAAACATGGGCCGAAGGTTTATTGAATTCAACGTTTACATCTCTGAAAGAACTGGCCAATTACATTAATAAATATCATTCGTCATCGCCGGCTGCTAATAGCTCCAGGCTGCTGTTGCAAAAGAAACTGTTGCAACGTGAATCTAAGGAGAAACGCAAATATGTG GACACAAGCCCTCTAAAGAAACGACGAAAGAAAAAGCGAAGAAGTTCATCATCTTCAGAATCCGCAGCTGTGCCATCAATGGCATCCGATAATTCCATAGTGGACATTAAGCAGGAAGTGATAGATCCAATCGTTCAATCCCCCCTAGTCGACGTGCAGACTTCATTGATGACAACACCGTTACAAGGAGGACCGCCGCAGCTTCAACAGCAACCGCAACAAATGGTGCCGATGAATTTAGTAGCTACGGAACACGCCAATAACAATAATCATAATCTACAAAAGCATCATAAAATTCAAGGTACAAATTTAGCCTGTGATAATAATGACCTAGTCGTTGGTTGTTCAACCACTAAAAACTTAGTTGCTCCGAATTTATCATCGCCTATTTGTGCTCCTTCTAATACCAATATTGCTGCACTTAATGTCAAGGACTCGCCTGGGTCTAAAGTGAATGCCAACCTTACAGAAAATCTTATTATTAAGTCGCCCCTAAATTCAGTTAAAGAAGAAATTCCAGATACTTACGATTCGAAGATCTACTGCAAGAAAGTCCGTCAAGCGCAACAGGCAAAAGGCCTATGGAATCCTACGTCGTCGAATATCATTCATTCAACTGGAAATGCGCCGATGCTAGCTGTGCCTGGGATGCAAAACGCAGTACCTAATTATCCAGTTATGAAAAGTGGTGAAGGGTTGATGGGACCACCGGCGCAGATAGACAGTGTCCATCCTGAACACTCAGTGGGATTTAAAAGAACCATCAACAACAATGGATTATCCATGGTGAAGAGCCCAAGTCCAAGTCAACATCGTCGTGCCAAAAAATTGGATCAGAATGGAAAGACGGATTTGATTCAAGACCAAGAAATGAGTGGATTGCCCAAAGATGGGAATGGGGAAAGCGTTCTGCCGGAGAATTTGGGCCTCCCGCGCGAACGAGTGATAAGCATTTGCAATATGGACAAGCATGAACTCGATGACTACCTGAACGAAGGAGAGAATTCACAAGACCAAGAGGCTGAGCTTCTACAATATTTCCAACAAGAAGATGGGGAGGATAAGTCGCCTGGCAGCGGCGAGATCCCCAACTATGTAAACTACAAAAATCAGTCCTTTCCCCTCCTAGAAAATTACCAACTTTACGGAAAcaataaaatcgaaaagaaaacaaataatcAAAACGAAGAAGAAATTAACCAACTAAGATACTACTTACAACAAAACTTGCACAATACTAAAGACGGTGAAGGCTCAGGAATGAATAAATCGCCCATGGAACAGGCGGGGCCGTACAGTGGAATGTACCCAGGAGGATCGGCATCCGCATCGTTAGCAATGATGTCGCAGCGACATCATGGCGCTCCGTCGGACGAGCGTTCTGGCTTGCGCTGCTGCACTGCCGATCAAATGAATCAAAATCCAACGAACAATAATAACAATGTTACGCCATTACGTGGACCAAGACGAAAGATCAACATGAACGCCCGCTCTTGCGTACCAAACAGCCCGAATACGAGACGAAAAAATTTCAGTTTTGTGCCAATATCACCAGGTGGCCAGCATAATTCAGTGGACTATAGCCCGTTTATAAGTCCGCGAAACACTCCTGCTGTACGAAAGCCTCCACTACATAAGCAACAATCACTTCCAGGAACGGATCATCACGGCGTAAGTGATCCTGTGCTCGGGTCCGTTGGAAGTGGATTCGGTAAAGCGACTGATTTTTCCAATCCAATTAGTTCGTCCGCGCCGCCCAGTCCTTCGCTGGTGCAACAAAGATTTCGTTTTGGTACGACACCGTTGGTGCAGGGCTCTGTAATGCCTGTTTTCTCTGCCGGCGGAGGTTTAACTGCGGATCCTCAATTCTTACAGTCCGCAGACATGCAGTGCCGCGGTCAGAATATGATGAGTTGTAACATTTCCGGAAATGGCGAGTCACGATCGCAAAGCGTACCTTTGCATTGTCGCAGCAGTCCAGCATTCAACAACTCGAACAATTTTCCGGGGTTTTCATCTGCTTGTAGTTCAGTGGCGCAAACCCCTGTACCACCTGAGTTTGCCGATTTCAACGATGCTTCTATTCTTGATATATTTGCCGATACGTCGCAGCCATCTATTAAATTGGAAACGAGTGAAATTGCTCCAATTCTTGACGATATTACGTCGAGCGAATCAGCGTTGGGTGTTCCAGATCTACTTCCAAATGATTTCGATATTAAAAACAACAACAGTTCGATTTCGCGCTCTGTTCCATCCACACCGCTTCCTATGAACAACTACAAATTGAAGACTACAAGCTGTTGTGAACCGAACAAACCTGGCGGGAGTAATAAAATGTACGATGTATCGAAATCCGTTCCAACAACGCCCAGCGCAATAAACACATCGTCGTTTCGATACAGCCCGGAATTCAACAAGGACTTTCTGATAAATGGAAACACAATTGACTCCTCTCCAAAAATGTACACCCGTAGCGTCGCCCCATCTGTTGCCGTTGTTACGACAAACTTACCATCAAATGTGGTGGACACTGCAACTCCGAGCAAGCTCCTGACCAATGCATTACCGGAGAATGTTGACGAACTATCAAACTATGGTGTCACGGAATCGATAATTGGCTCAGATATTTTGAGCAATCTCTAG